The window CACATGGAGCTGTGTGGCAACGGAGTGGAAGGCGGGCAGCTCGGCCGCCGCCTCCTCCAGCTTCAGCAGCGCCTCCAGGGCGCCGGGCTCGGTGTCCACCAGGACGCCGGGCACCAGGTCGGCGAAGACCCGGACGCCGTGCACGGCGCCGACGCGCAGGCCCGCACCCTCGACCAGGGCGGTGAGCTGCTCGGCGGTGAAGCGGTGCGGCACGGGGTCACCGGCACCCCAGCGGCCGTTCGGGTCCTCCAGGGCCTGCTTGGCCTCCTTGAAGTGACCGGCGAGGGCGCGGGCCAGCACCGCGCCGCCGAGGCCGGCCGCGAGCAGGCTGAGGACACCCTCGGGGCGCAGCGCGGCCACCGCGTTGCGGACGCCCTCGGCCGGGTCGTCCACGTACTCCAGGACGCCGTGGCACAGCACCGCGTCGTAGGCGCCGCGCTCGACCACGTCGAACAGTCCGTGGGCGTCGCCCTGGACGCCCTGGACCCGGTCGGCGACGCCGGCCTCGGCGGCGCGGCGCTCCAGCGCGAACAGGGCGTTGGGGCTGGGATCGACCACGGTGACGCGGTGGCCGAGACCGGCGACCTGCACGGCGAACTTGCCGCTGCCGCCTCCGGCGTCGAGGACGTCCAGCGCCTCCCGGCCCGTGGCCTTCACCTGGCGGTCGAGGGCCTCCTGGAGGACCTCCCAGACCACGGCGGTACGGAGAGAGGCGCGGGGGCGGCTCGGGTCCGACACGGCAGTTGACTCCTCGGCGCGGCACCGCCTCTGGTACGGCGGAGCGAACGGGGTGCCGACCGGCCCGGAGTACCGGAGCGGGACGGCTTCAGGCGTGTCCCACCCTATTGCCTCCGGTGCCGGTCCAGGTCACCGCGGTGTCGTCAGCCCGTCTCCGGGAAACCTTGGCCCTCCTCCCCCGCGTCGGTGTCCTGGCGGGGCTGCGGCAGGACCGGCTGGAGGACCAGCATCCGCTCGACGAGGCGCAGGAACATCGCCACGTCGCGTATCAGGTCGTCGGCGTCCCGGCGAGTGGCCGCGCCCTGGATGCCCGCCTCGGCCCGGGCGCGGCGCCGGGCCCCCGAGGCGAACAGCGCGCTCCACTCGGTGAGCTCGGGCGCGATCTCGGGGAGCACTTCCCAGGCGCTCCGGATGCGGGCCCGTCGTCGGGGATTGGGCTCGGGACGCCCCCGCGCGGCGAGCACGGCGGCGGCGGTGCGCAGAGCGGCGAGGTGGGCTGTCGCATAGCGCTCGTTCGGAGTCTCCAGGACGGCGGCCTCGTCGAGTCCGGCGCGGGCCTGGGCGAGCAGGTCGAGGGCGGCGGGCGGGGCCGTGGCCCGGCGCAGCACGGGGTGCACATCGCTCGCCGGGCCGGTCAGTGAGGGGGCAGGGCCGGTGGCGCGGCGCCGGCGGGCGGCGGCTGCGTGGTAGCTGGCCATGACGAACCTCCTGTCGTCTGTGTGACGGCACGGGTGCCGTATGTGCCCATCGTGAGGTATGGCACTGACAATCCGTTCTGACCTGCGCTTTTGCTTCGATCGACAGTTCGGGTTAGTTTTTGCACTGACCAGTCAGTTCAAATCAGGGGATGGGGGAGCCGTGGTGGCCGGAATCGGCGTCACGGCCCGGGGCCTCGGTCTCGAAGGGCCCCGCGGATGGGCGTTCCGCGGGGTTTCCTTCGAGGCCGAGCCGGGCTCACTGATCGCGGTGCAGGGACCGTCCGGATCCGGGCGCACCTGTCTGCTGCTCGCACTCACCGGACGGATGAAGCCCACCGAGGGCACGGCCACCGTGGGCGAGGCCGGGCTGCCGAAGCAGCTCTCGGCGGCCCGGCTTATCAGCGCCCTCGCCCATGTCCCGGGCGTCACCGATCTCGACCCGGCGCTCACCGTCGCCGAGCATCTGCACGAACGGGCGCTGCTCCAGCGGAGGTTCGGCGGTTCCCTGCGCGGTCTGCTCCGCCCGCGCGCGGAGCGCGTGACGGAGGCCCGGCTGCGGATCGACCGCGCCCTGGCCGCCGCCGGACTCGACCGGGAGGCCCTGCCCAAGGGCTCCAGGACCGCCGTACGCGATCTGGAGCGGGTGGAGGCGCTGCGGCTGTCCGTGGCGCTGGCGTTGATCGGCGAGCCGGGGCTGCTGGGCGTCGACGACACCGACCTGAAGCTCTCCGAGGCGGAACGGGCCGAAGTCTGGGCGCTGCTGAGGTCGATCGCCGAGGCCGGAACGACGGTGGTGGCGGTGTGCAGCGAGGCGCCGGAAGGTGCCGTGGCCGTGTCGACCGTCTCCCAGTCGTCCGCACAGTCGAGCGTCTCCCAGGACGACACGAAGGAGGTGGCCGCCGATGCGCTCGCCGAAGCTGGCCGCGCTTGAGATCCGGCGCTTCGGGCGGGGGAAGCTGCCGCGCGCCGCCCTGGTGGCGCTGCTGGTGCTGCCCCTGCTGTACGGCGCCCTGTATCTGTGGTCCTTCTGGGACCCGTACAGCCGTCTGGACCGGATTCCCGTGGCGCTGGTGAACGACGACACGGGCGCGAAGGCCGGCGGGAAGAAGATCGCGGCGGGCGACGACATCGTGTCGGGCCTGCGTGAGAGTGAGGTCTTCGACTGGCACGAGGTGAGCGCCGACGAGGCACGCGCGGGCGTGGAGGACGGCAGGTACTACCTGTCGCTGACCATGCCGGCCGACTTCAGCCGGAGGATCGCCTCCAGTTCGGGC of the Streptomyces sp. NBC_00287 genome contains:
- a CDS encoding SAV_6107 family HEPN domain-containing protein, translated to MASYHAAAARRRRATGPAPSLTGPASDVHPVLRRATAPPAALDLLAQARAGLDEAAVLETPNERYATAHLAALRTAAAVLAARGRPEPNPRRRARIRSAWEVLPEIAPELTEWSALFASGARRRARAEAGIQGAATRRDADDLIRDVAMFLRLVERMLVLQPVLPQPRQDTDAGEEGQGFPETG
- a CDS encoding methyltransferase; the encoded protein is MSDPSRPRASLRTAVVWEVLQEALDRQVKATGREALDVLDAGGGSGKFAVQVAGLGHRVTVVDPSPNALFALERRAAEAGVADRVQGVQGDAHGLFDVVERGAYDAVLCHGVLEYVDDPAEGVRNAVAALRPEGVLSLLAAGLGGAVLARALAGHFKEAKQALEDPNGRWGAGDPVPHRFTAEQLTALVEGAGLRVGAVHGVRVFADLVPGVLVDTEPGALEALLKLEEAAAELPAFHSVATQLHVLGETQGTPGA
- a CDS encoding ATP-binding cassette domain-containing protein: MAGIGVTARGLGLEGPRGWAFRGVSFEAEPGSLIAVQGPSGSGRTCLLLALTGRMKPTEGTATVGEAGLPKQLSAARLISALAHVPGVTDLDPALTVAEHLHERALLQRRFGGSLRGLLRPRAERVTEARLRIDRALAAAGLDREALPKGSRTAVRDLERVEALRLSVALALIGEPGLLGVDDTDLKLSEAERAEVWALLRSIAEAGTTVVAVCSEAPEGAVAVSTVSQSSAQSSVSQDDTKEVAADALAEAGRA